In Ciconia boyciana chromosome 14, ASM3463844v1, whole genome shotgun sequence, the genomic stretch GTCCCCTGTTCCTGCTTGGTCGTGGCAATGTCCCagggtggcagcagggacagccctgccAAGCCCTTCGAAACCCAGGAGAAAGACACCAGCTCTGTCTGGGCAGACCTTGATCAGTAGGAAGAGGCATGGACCTTCCCTCCCGGTCATGGCTAGCAGCAAGGGGCTGGTTCACCACACCAGCctggctccccagcccctctcccgtGCTTCCCGGGGAGAGCGTCCCTTCCCTTTGCTCACTGTCTCAGTGGACAGCACGTTCTCACCTTGAGGGGAGTAGAAATGGCAGCTGGAATGtgggctggaaaaaaaaaaagagaagaaaaaaaaaaaaagaaaatgctgaggcTTGTCCAAACCTACTCATGTTTATATTGGAGCCTGTGAGTGACATCAGAGCGGGGAGAGTATAAACACCAGCAGGACCTACTCAGGGCTTTAAACCCTGCGAACACGCCGCTGCCTCCAAACTGCCTGGGGGGTGATGTGCCGAAGTGGCGGAGGGGAGAGCAGCATGAGGCTccagctggagaagcagctcctcttcctctccctcctctgcatCCTCCCCAAGGTAAGGGAGATGGGGCCCTGGGGCGGCTTTAGCCTGAGTCGGGGAAGCACCCGGTTCTTTCAAAGTGAGATGCAGGGAGGACTGGGGTGTTACAACGAGCCCGGTGGCTAACGCCGGCTGGCAGACAGGCTGTATTTATGCAGTCCCATGGGGATAGAGCTATGCTTGGGAGAGACGTTTGCCGTTAAGCAGCAGGGTCTTAACGTCCATGGGCCAAAGGAGTCTGTTCTGCAAGTCCACGGAGCGCGCAGGAATGACAGCAATGCGCTCTGTTTGCTCGCCCCGtccctgcagctctcctgcacCCGGGGCTATGGTATGCGTCCCtgcgagcgagcgagcgagcggcaGCTTGGCGGTAGCGGCTCCTGCAGACTCCTTGGTCCCTGCCCAGGCTCCCGAGGCAGGGGGCCAAGCAGCGAGCACCAGCCTCAGCATTACTcagctctccccctccctggggtGCTCATGCAAAGCCAATGCCTCCGACAGGATTTGGGTCGttgtagtgatttttttttttcctcttggacTCTGTGTGAAAATAGTTGCCTTgtgcagagagcaggaaagTTGAAAAGTTTGGGGTATCTCAGATCCAAGTTCTTCTAATTGCTGCTTGAATCCCAAGGCAGACCTTCTGCAAGCAGGGACATCATGGCAGCGTTGTACCTATTTGACTCCTTTCCCAGACAGTTAAGATCTCTGATAGGAGCCACATTGTCATCTAAAGACAAGTTAATTACAAGGAGCAGGGGGAAATGGATTAATGGAGTTGGCTTGGCTAATCTTTCTAAAACATTGACTTGTAATAGCAACCtcctgaaagatgaaaaatgccCTTGGCTGCCTGGGTAAGTTGTGACGGAGAAATGACTCCTGCCCCAGGCGCTGAGTGCCTGGAGAATCACCAAGGGCCCTTGTGCCTCCAGCCCAAACACGGCCAGTCCTTCGGTCCCTGCCGCGAGTCTCTTTCTGGTTTCTGCCACACTAATAATGCTGCTCACTGATAAAACTAGAGCAAGACCCAGATTGCCCAGCCCatttcagatgtattttatCTCCTGGCACTGACATTTTTACAGGCCCATAAAAAACATCTGAACTGCTGCAAATGGGGAACAGATAGCACACCAGTGCCCACCTTCTCTGTCTAACTGGTCACATCAGAACTGATGCTAGTGGGAGaaactaaaagagaaagaaaaatggtatcTAAAATCCACATGGTCCAGCTGAACCCATCGATCTCTTGGCAGTCTCAGCAGAGACACCAGTGTCTGGACCAGCACAGGGCTGAATTTTTCGGTTGCACATTTGCTGAACTGCTGCCTGCGTTGCACGTGCTGGCCGTGCAGCAAGCAGAGCGGCAGGGCTGCCGGAGAGCGGCTCAGAGCTGCTGCGTGGGGCTCACACATGTGCAGAGTTAGGCCAGTACTGGCAAAGAATTCACTTCCAAACTGCAGAGCCAAATCACTTGGCTTCAGGCCCTATATGCAACAGCCCCGTCAGATACGACATGATGGGAGCATGAGCGCTGCCTGCAAAAGCTGATTGTGCCAGGGTAATTGTGCGAGCAGAATGGGCCATGGATATAAACACCTACCTTCCCCAGGTGAACTCCTgcaggcacagccctggcaAACGACCAGCTGAGCAGCCAAACGCCTGTGGTGCACAGCCCTGCCGAAGTAATTGCTCAGtccagctgggaggggaaatgTAGCTCCCAGTCCTCGAAGACCTGCCTGTCTCGGGGCTCCTCAGCCCGCAGGCCAGGCCaggcagaggaggctgcagccagggacgggcaggggaggcagctgGTCCAGGAAGAAAAGCGGGGAGGTTCCTTTGGCTTCAGTTCCCCCACTGCCAATGCAATGCCCTGTTTCTCAGGATGAATGAGAGCTGTTAAGACTGTTCGGAGGGAGATGCTGTGCCCTCACCACGTGCATTCAGCCCCTGCGAAGCCACGTCTCCAGCTGGGCACAACCTGCCGCCCAGCAGCAGGCGTGGGGTCAGGCTGCTGAGGGCAGCGCACGGCTGCCtccagggctgccagccccatTAAATCACCACCGCTACCTGGGATGTTCGCTTTGCAGCTCCATCCTCTTCCTTTGTATTCAGAGCAGTGGTGTGTTTAAGTTCCCATCCTGCGGAGTGCTGAGCATCCCTGATTCTCCCTGGTTTCCATGGGTGCCCATCATGCTGTGCCTTTATAGCTTTCCAGGCTGCTTCTCCATATTCCCATGGATTTTCAGAGCCTCCCTCCACTGAAAATCTGCCCCCATGATTGAGAGAGGATTACCTGGCTGTCCCAGTGAAATAGCAGCCACTAGCCAAAAACCAACCTGTACTAAATCAGCGATGATTTTCCTCCGCAGGTGTGTGCCCAGCTGTGCCGGAGACCATGCTACTGCCCCTGGGTGCCACCCCGCTGCCCCCGTGGGTCCCCCCTGGTCCTGGACGGCTGCGGCTGCTGTAAGATCTGTGCCCGGCGCCTGGGAGAGCCCTGCGACTTCCTCCATGTCTGCGACCAGAGCCAGGGCCTCGTCTGTGACTACAGCACGGCGTCCGCGGGGACAGGAGCCACCTGCAACTGTGAGCCCCGGGTGCCCGCTCCCCGCCAGGGATgcccctgtgcccccagcccagcacgcACCCCAGCTCCGGCCAGggccccagccagctccaggcaTCGCTCACCACTTTCAGGGAAGCTGCTGAGGCTCCGAAAGCAGCTTAACTGAGGCTGATGCACACAGCTTGGCCgcggggctgtgctgcagctccagccagctCTTGTGCCATTTGCCAACTGGGTTTTCGGGGTGGTTTGAGTGGGGATGGACACAGGGGTCCCAAGGATGCTGCAGTCACCCTGCCGGGGCTGGAGCCTGGGGGTCCTGCAGAGAAATTTCAGAGAAACTTTTCCTAGCCTGAAAATCCTGAAAGGCAGGGTCAGGCCAAAGGGCAGTGGGTTTCTCACCAACTggtgagctgctgctttgaaaatgaggAGGGGAGgtagggaagaggaggaggcttCTCAGTCCCTTCTGTGGCCCCCCAGTTCAGTCCCTTCGTGCCAGCAGAAGGGGAAACTCTTCGGTTTCCCCCAGCAGTCCCCTCTGCCATCCGCATCTCTCTGTCACTTTGTCCCTAACGGGCTCCCCGGCTGTTGCCTGCAGTTGAAGACGGTGAGGAGGGCTGCGAGGTGAACGGCAGAGTCTATCGAGATGGGGAGGttttccagcccagctgcaaaCTGCAGTGCCGCTGCCTGGACGGGGGCTTCACCTGTGTCCCGCTCTGCCAGGAGGATGTCCGGCTGCCCACCCCGGACTGCCCCTACCCACGGCGCGTGGAGGTCCCAGGGAAGTGCTGCCCAGAGTGGATCTGCGAAGCCCGGGACCGGCACATCCTCCAGGATGCTGGGGCAGGTAAGATGCAGGGCATGCCAGCGAGGGGATGCCCGTGCAGGTCTCTAGGGATGGTCCCTTCACCCCAGACCATGAACATCAACACGAGACACCTTATTTCCCCGCCATGCAGGGCTATGCCCGCAGCACCCGGAGGCTACGCTGCACAGCATCTGGCTCCAACCACCCTTTTCCCCTCATCTCTTTTCATCCAGCCCCTGGGGCAGTGTCCCCGCCGCGGCCGTACCCCTGCCAGGAGTGGGGCACGGAGTGGAGCGCCTGCTCGGCCACCTGCGGCGTGGGCTTTTCTACCCGCGTCTCCAACCAGAACCGCTACTGCAGGCTGGAGACTCAGAGGCGGCTCTGCATGGCCAGACCCTGCCCggctctgccagcagcatccccgGTGGTAAGTGAGGGCCTCGGTGAAGCGGGCACCTCTGGGAAAAAGGTTTGACCGAGAAAGGGAAATGCCAGCCAACACGAGCCATGGGATCCCCAGTTACCCGTGGGCACCCCAtcacccctccccagccacaaCCTGACCGTGTCTCAGGGACAGATAAACTGTCTCCTGAAACTGTGCTTGGAAAACAGCTGATGGCAGGTGCAGACGTGAATTTTGGGGTCTCTGGGTATCTGAACCCAAGAGCACCGTGGATCCCACATAACCCTGGGACCCACAGGTGGGTTTCACCTGCCCCTGCGGCTGGAGATgcatctgcagctcctgcctggctcccTGGGTACACCCGAGAGGCAGGGCTCTGCCACCCCTTTAATTAGCCTGGCACAGCTCCAGCACGGACATGGGGCAAAACTGCCTTGCTCGCATGGCACCCACAGTGCCAAGTGCCCCTGCTCCCTAGACGCAGGGGACGTGCCTCCGCTCCGCTCCATCTCCCCATcgctctctgctctgcctttccagaggggaagaggaggtcGTTTGTAGCTGTGCCCACCCCAGTCGCATCCCGGAGCCAACGCCTCGTCCTGGCAAAGAGTCTGGCACAAGCCCACGGCACTGTGGTTTCGGTGGAGATGGAGGATGCATCCCTTGGGAAACTGGGGAAGAACTGATGGACTTTGGCTGCAAAGGAGGGTGGAAATAGAGAACAAGATCCCCATGTCATGCAGCACCCGCCCCCTCTGTGCACCCCCGCTGCCCCAGGCAGGGTCACTGGGCAGCATCCCTGAGTTTCTTAGGCTGAATGAAATGGGAAATGGGGAAACCCTGCCATGAGCATGAACCCATCCGAGAAAACAGGAATTGGTCCTTTCCCGGATCAGTGGGATTTGGAGAGGTGATGCTGCTCCTCCACCATGTCACGCacgcagctctgctctgcaggggctgAGAGAGAGACCGTCTCCACCATCGAGAAGCCCAAATCCCCAGTGGGGATGCCTCATGCCCTGGCCCCCGGGGAAGGAGCAAGTACATCGGGCCGCGCACCACAAGTCACCGCTGCGCCGGGCTGCGCAGCTCGACTGTGCATGAGCTCGGCCATCCCACGATATCCCAGTGACCCGGCAGCCGCCTTCCTGGGCATGGGCAGAGGCGTCCTCCTGATGGCAGCTCTAATTCACCTTCCCCGCATCTCTCCAGAATAAACACAAACCTTCCTGCTCCGCCTggcctcctcctctccaaagCGCTGGTGGTTTGGCAGGGCTTCGGCGAGGGAGGAGCTCAGACGCAGGAGACACCGCTCAGCAGCACCAGACATACCGCTTGCCATCCAAGCGCATACCCCACGAGCCAAggccaaaagaaaagcaagaaaaagagaaaacaaatcacaaaGATGAGTCGGGGCCGTCTCCCGAcgggctggagctgctccagctATGCAAGAGTCGGCGCAGGAGAGCTGCTCGGCAGCTCTGCCTTTACTTTCTCCCAGCGATAATCCTTCTGGGTGATTGAAAAATGAAACCCAAATGCCCTCTAACGGCCTCGCACAAGCGTGCAGAGGGAATGCACATCCCATGGCGAGGCAGGCGAGAAGGGCAACTGGAAAGGAGCAGTGGTTTAGGTGACGTGTCCAGGCGAGATCTGGGCAGTTTAGATGTGTATTCGtggaactgaaaataaagatgcGCTCGCCTAGGTGTGGAGCTTGTCTGGGCCTGTCTGTGCGGGGTGAGCCTGGCTCCGGCGAGCCCTCGGGAGCCCTGCTGCTCATGGCCAGCTCggctgctgcagaaaaggcCTGACCCAGGACGGGGCAGCTTGGAGGCACCTCGATTCAGGCTGcttagaataagaaaataaaaaagaaaaataacgtTAATCAAAGCATTGAAAACATTATTACAGTATATTATATCCTGGATTAaatcctgccccttcccttttACCCAGCCAGGAGCTCCATCCACTCTGCCGATGGGACCAGCCCTGCCCATAGCGGTGCCTGGGTCTCCACTCGCTGCCGGGATGCGGGGAAGAGCACGGCACGGTGCCGGCTGCGTTACTGCTGGGTCTGCAGCCCCAGGCACAGACCAGGCCATGCCTCTTCTCAGCCCCCCAAAAACGAAGCCCAGATTCTCCCCCTGTAACTCATCCCTCCTCCCGCCAGCCCCACACCTCCTCCGCTCACCCCGGACCAGGACTTCCCCGGCACCATGCCACCATCATCACCAGCTGACCGTCCTCCCGGCCCTGGCCAACGCAATACTGGGGCAGATGTAGGGGTGCAGGGGCAAAAGGCAGAGGGagctcccctctcctgcccggGGGAAAGCCTCCCCACAAGCagcaggaaaggcagcagggCCAAGGCAGCCACTCGCCcgctctcccagtccctgcaagtgctgaaaataaaattaaagtcaAGGATGCTTTTCAGTCACctcttggggggaaaaaaagaaaaaaaaaaaatctcactgctCATGCAGTAAAACATTGCTTACAAAGAGAATTATTTACTGTGATCATCTGGTGCTCTGCTCGAATACAAATCATTAATTCAGTTTGAGACGGGGGACGCAGTGAACCTCTGGCAGGCAGCAAATCACAGAATGAACACGGCCCGGTCTGCAGcttttgttggctttttcccttctgcaatGGCTGCACCAAAAAAGCAGTGACACGAGGCTCATGTAGACTTTAAAACCACAATGTTCCTTGATTGACATGGATAAGATATGTTCTGTGTACTGAAAATCCTGGTTTTTAAGCCAGTTCTTGTTTCAGCATGTTGGGACACGGCCACCAAGGCCAGgtgagctgctggcagggagcgcTGCCAGGGCTCTCATCCCCTCCCAAATCCTGCCCAGCCGCCTCTGGGTGATGGTAAAAATCAAAAGGTCACTTTTTAAGCCACAACCTGCAATTCTCATCTCCAACAGAAATGACTCAACGCACCTCtgctataattttctttttttttttttcctgcaaaatgtCATTTCTCCCTGATTCACTAAGCAGAAAACATctaaataatgaattaattaatccaaataaatcagaattatttttccctaaGAATACAGGGAAATCAACTCT encodes the following:
- the CCN5 gene encoding CCN family member 5, coding for MCRSGGGESSMRLQLEKQLLFLSLLCILPKVCAQLCRRPCYCPWVPPRCPRGSPLVLDGCGCCKICARRLGEPCDFLHVCDQSQGLVCDYSTASAGTGATCNFEDGEEGCEVNGRVYRDGEVFQPSCKLQCRCLDGGFTCVPLCQEDVRLPTPDCPYPRRVEVPGKCCPEWICEARDRHILQDAGAAPGAVSPPRPYPCQEWGTEWSACSATCGVGFSTRVSNQNRYCRLETQRRLCMARPCPALPAASPVRGRGGRL